ACCTCCTACGCCTTCGACGACACCCAGCACGGTGCCGACCTGTTCGACCTGAAGGTCGCCGGCAACATCTACACGCGGATCATGAACCCGACCAACGCCGTGCTGGAGGAGCGCGTAGCAGCGCTGGAAGGCGGCGTGGCGGCGCTGGCGGTGGCTTCCGGCATGGCGGCCATCACCTACGCCATCCAGACCGTGGCGGAGGCCGGCGACAACATCGTCTCGGTGGCCAAGCTCTACGGCGGCACCTACAACCTGTTCGCCCACACCCTGCCTCGCTTCGGCATCCAGACCCGCTTCGCCGCACACGACGACATCGCCGCGCTCGAAGCGCTGATCGACGAGCGCACCAAGGCGATCTTCTGCGAATCCATCGGCAATCCGGCAGGCAACATCGTCGACCTGCGCGCCCTGGCCGACGCCGCTCACCGCCACGGCGTGCCGCTGATCGTCGACAACACCGTCGCCACACCGATCCTCTGCCGTCCGTTCGAACACGGCGCGGACATCGTGGTGCACTCGCTGACCAAATACATCGGCGGGCACGGCACCAGCATCGGCGGCATCGTCGTCGACTCCGGCAAATTCCCCTGGGCCGACCACAAGGCGCGCTTCCCGCTGCTCAACACCCCCGACCCGTCCTACCACGGCGTGACCTACACCGAAGCCTTCGGCCCCGCCGCCTTCATCGGCCGCTGCCGCGTGGTGCCACTGCGCAACACTGGCGCCGCGCTCTCGCCGTTCAACGCCTTCCTCATCCTGCAAGGGCTGGAAACGCTGGCGCTGCGCATGGAGCGCCACTGCGACAACGCCCTGAAAGTCGCGCAGTACCTGCAACAGCATCCGCAAGTGAGCTGGGTGAAATATGCCGGCCTGGCGGATCATCCCGAGCACGCACTGGCCCAGCGCTACATGGGCGGCCAGCCGGCGGCCATCCTCTCGTTCGGCATCAAGGGCGGCCAGGAGGCCGGCGCGCGCTTCATCGACGCACTGAAGCTGGTGGTGCGTCTGGTGAACATCGGCGACGCCAAGTCGCTGGCCTGCCACCCCGCCTCCACCACCCACCGCCAGTTGAACGACGAGGAGCTGGAGAAAGCCGGCGTCCCGCGCGACATGGTCCGGCTGTCCATCGGCATCGAGCACATCGACGACATCCTCGCCGACCTGAACCAGGCCCTGCAGGCCGCCGAAGGTTGATGCCAGTGGCGCGAGGCACCACTCCGGTGCCTCGCACCCGCCTCCCGTGATACCCCGACGCCATCACCGTGCAGACTGGCGCGGCCAGCTCGCGTAGAATCGCGCGCTGCCCGCTTGCCGACCGGCAGACCCGGCGCACGGGCAACCCCGCGACCGCACCAACCGATACGCCAGCGAAAAAGGGATTTGCGCGGCCATCAGCGTCCTTCCCGCCCCCAAGACCTTTCCATCCCGATCCGCCTCCGGCGCCGGTCGGTGGAGAACTTTTTTCGCCCGTGACCATCCGGTTCCGCCAAACCCTGCCGATAGGGTCCTGGCGTGCTTCGCCACCACTGGCCCCCAACAAGAACAATCTCCGAACGGCCTGACTTCACACAACCTTTCCTGGAGATCGTCAATGAATAGCTGGATATCCAACCTGAGCGTTAACCTCAAGTTGGCTCTGGGCTTCGGCCTCGTCCTCGCCTTCACCGCCATCCTCGCGGCAGTCAGTTGGGTCGGCCTTGGCTCGCTGATCGACCGCAGCAACTGGATGAGCGACATCACCGAGTTGAACTCGCGCCTCACCAGACTGCGCATCGCCCGCCTGCAATACATGATCGCCGACGGCGCCGATCAGGAGGCTGCCAATGTCATGGCCACCCTGGGCGAGTTCAAGGCCCATCAACAGCAACTACGCGGCTACTTCACCAGCCCGGACAATGTGCGCATGCTCGACCAGCTCGGCGGCGTCATCGCCGACTACGAGAAATCCCTGGCCGACATGCGTTCGGGCTACCAGAGCGCCGAAAACACCCGCCGCGCCCTGCAAGAGAACGCCGCACGCGCCACCGAACTCACCGCGCAACTGCAGGATGAAGTGCTCAAGGCCCCCGCCGACGAAGAACGCGCCGCCCGCTACCGAGCCATCAGCCGCACCCGCGAGGAACTGTTGCAGGCCCGCTACGACGTGCGCGACTACCTTGCCGACGCACTCACCAGCGACGGCAATGGCGTGACCGCCCAACTGGACGCCAGTATCGCCAGCCTGCCCGAGCTGCACAGCGTGCTCGGCGCCAGCCAGGCCACGCGCGTGCAGCAACTGGGCGACGCCCTGCGTGCCTACCGCGAGGCCGTGCAGGGCCTGCGCACGAACATTGCCGGCATCGTCCAGGCGCGCAAGGAAATGACCGTCCAGGGCC
The Pseudomonas triclosanedens DNA segment above includes these coding regions:
- a CDS encoding bifunctional O-acetylhomoserine aminocarboxypropyltransferase/cysteine synthase, with translation MKLETLAIHAGYSPDPTTKAVAVPIYQTTSYAFDDTQHGADLFDLKVAGNIYTRIMNPTNAVLEERVAALEGGVAALAVASGMAAITYAIQTVAEAGDNIVSVAKLYGGTYNLFAHTLPRFGIQTRFAAHDDIAALEALIDERTKAIFCESIGNPAGNIVDLRALADAAHRHGVPLIVDNTVATPILCRPFEHGADIVVHSLTKYIGGHGTSIGGIVVDSGKFPWADHKARFPLLNTPDPSYHGVTYTEAFGPAAFIGRCRVVPLRNTGAALSPFNAFLILQGLETLALRMERHCDNALKVAQYLQQHPQVSWVKYAGLADHPEHALAQRYMGGQPAAILSFGIKGGQEAGARFIDALKLVVRLVNIGDAKSLACHPASTTHRQLNDEELEKAGVPRDMVRLSIGIEHIDDILADLNQALQAAEG